In one window of Candidatus Lernaella stagnicola DNA:
- a CDS encoding glycosyltransferase family 2 protein has protein sequence MMPPLVSVLMPARDEALRVADALSDLMAQTLTDVEILVLDDGSTDDTSAVARRTAGNDQRVRVITLPARGIVATLNEGLAAAHGAFIARMDADDRCAPNRLEAQIDLLHSRPDLALASCLIAPPVGESYAGGYQAYAKWVNSLVTPEAVVRERFIECPVVHPTMVTRRDVLREHGGWRDGDFPEDYDLILRLLADGAAMAKVESPLYFWRDHANRASRVDPRYAPAAFYALKAEFLSQGPLCDAPEIVVCGAGRLSRKHVRPLQRLGHHVRAWLDIDPKKIGICHAGAPVLHVERLREVRAWPLLVYVGTRGARELIRPRLQEAGFEEGRDAWFCA, from the coding sequence ATGATGCCACCGCTGGTTTCGGTTCTGATGCCCGCGCGCGACGAGGCGCTACGCGTTGCTGACGCCCTTTCCGACCTGATGGCGCAAACGCTGACCGATGTGGAAATCCTGGTTCTCGACGACGGTTCGACCGACGACACGTCCGCCGTCGCCCGCCGTACCGCAGGAAACGACCAGCGTGTGCGCGTCATCACCCTGCCCGCTCGCGGCATCGTCGCGACGCTGAACGAAGGGCTGGCGGCTGCGCACGGCGCCTTCATTGCCCGCATGGACGCCGACGATCGCTGCGCCCCCAATCGACTGGAAGCCCAAATCGACCTGCTACATTCCCGGCCGGATCTCGCCCTCGCTTCGTGCCTGATTGCGCCGCCCGTGGGGGAAAGCTACGCAGGCGGTTATCAAGCCTACGCGAAGTGGGTCAATTCGCTGGTCACGCCCGAAGCCGTCGTGCGCGAACGTTTTATCGAATGCCCGGTCGTGCATCCCACCATGGTGACACGGCGCGATGTGTTGCGCGAACACGGCGGTTGGCGAGACGGCGATTTCCCCGAGGATTACGATTTGATCCTGCGCCTGCTGGCCGACGGCGCCGCGATGGCCAAAGTGGAATCGCCGCTCTATTTCTGGCGCGACCACGCCAACCGCGCCAGCCGCGTCGATCCTCGCTACGCGCCCGCCGCGTTCTACGCCCTGAAAGCCGAATTCCTCTCGCAGGGCCCGTTGTGCGACGCGCCGGAGATTGTGGTTTGCGGCGCCGGTCGCCTAAGTCGCAAGCATGTGCGACCGTTGCAGCGGCTCGGTCACCACGTGCGGGCGTGGCTTGATATCGACCCCAAGAAAATCGGCATCTGTCATGCGGGGGCGCCAGTTTTGCACGTCGAGCGCCTGCGCGAAGTGCGGGCGTGGCCGCTGTTGGTTTACGTCGGCACCCGCGGCGCGCGGGAGTTGATCCGCCCGCGCCTGCAGGAGGCCGGGTTTGAGGAAGGTCGGGACGCCTGGTTCTGTGCTTGA
- a CDS encoding DUF2079 domain-containing protein — translation MGRHRWTIAGLLLAVAAFTFVLGTLHVHRFNYDPRDEAVNNQILHNTAHGRIGFNTIKGDAYFHRHFRPIFLPLAIPYMFVSGPPTYYFTSAFVLALGAIFAFLLGRHLFDDERYAFLAGLAWLLFAPVHELALNNFDPETIAATFWLGAFYFFQKRDLRWFWVLAMLGVCCKETHAPILAAFGVLALIERRDWRWIAPPILVGAVWFVVTVTWLIPAYTPEFKMVYNRFAGVQSPDFWGDITRSVFADPSGWLAEIFRPEDGYLFGKLLLATLGLALLGPLALLPAGTIILQILLHKDALPVRQTHMLAGFVPFLFAAMLIGIKRVADWLPQRRFVTAALLTAVMAWNVAAAFLPGPFGPSRTYGREDGLYPTTLFSRDFYRRDSAKGWLVIDAVPDDAAVIANSRLLLPLSSRAVLREFDSHDDLESALAEVDWIALTFSEPRCLTCTFAKLKPQSLRHLAERLRAGHFVVVVLTDQEMLLRRLGPEDDATPGQIHQDAAHLLEAEASRIERESGD, via the coding sequence ATGGGCCGACACCGCTGGACGATAGCCGGGTTGCTGCTTGCGGTTGCGGCGTTCACTTTCGTCCTCGGCACGCTGCATGTCCATCGTTTCAACTACGACCCGCGCGACGAAGCGGTCAACAACCAAATCCTGCATAACACCGCGCACGGCCGCATCGGCTTCAACACGATCAAGGGCGACGCCTATTTTCATCGCCACTTCCGGCCGATTTTTCTCCCGCTGGCGATTCCCTACATGTTCGTGTCCGGGCCGCCGACTTACTACTTCACCAGCGCGTTTGTGTTGGCGCTCGGGGCGATTTTCGCGTTCTTGCTCGGGCGACATCTGTTCGATGATGAACGCTACGCCTTCTTGGCGGGCCTGGCGTGGCTGCTGTTCGCACCGGTGCACGAGTTAGCGCTGAATAATTTCGACCCGGAAACCATCGCCGCGACATTCTGGCTCGGCGCGTTTTATTTCTTCCAGAAGCGCGATTTGCGCTGGTTTTGGGTCCTGGCGATGCTCGGCGTTTGCTGCAAGGAAACTCATGCGCCGATCCTCGCCGCCTTCGGCGTGCTGGCGCTGATCGAACGCCGCGACTGGCGTTGGATCGCCCCGCCTATTCTCGTCGGCGCCGTTTGGTTCGTGGTGACGGTTACGTGGCTGATACCGGCCTACACGCCCGAGTTCAAGATGGTCTACAACCGCTTCGCGGGCGTGCAATCGCCCGATTTTTGGGGCGATATCACCCGCAGCGTGTTTGCCGATCCAAGCGGCTGGCTGGCTGAGATATTCCGCCCGGAAGACGGTTATTTGTTCGGCAAGCTTCTGCTCGCGACGCTCGGCCTGGCGCTGCTCGGGCCGCTTGCCCTGCTGCCGGCGGGCACGATCATCCTGCAAATCCTGTTGCACAAGGACGCGTTGCCGGTCCGGCAAACGCACATGCTCGCGGGTTTCGTGCCATTTCTGTTCGCGGCCATGTTGATCGGCATCAAGCGCGTCGCCGATTGGCTGCCGCAACGCCGCTTCGTCACCGCCGCCCTGTTGACGGCCGTCATGGCGTGGAACGTGGCCGCGGCGTTCCTGCCCGGCCCTTTCGGACCAAGCCGCACCTACGGCCGGGAAGACGGTTTGTATCCGACGACTTTGTTCTCGAGGGATTTCTATCGCCGCGATTCCGCAAAAGGTTGGCTCGTTATCGACGCCGTGCCCGACGACGCGGCGGTGATCGCCAACTCACGGCTGCTGCTGCCGCTCTCGAGCCGCGCCGTGCTGCGCGAATTCGATTCCCATGACGACCTGGAAAGCGCCCTGGCCGAAGTCGACTGGATCGCCTTGACCTTTAGCGAGCCGCGCTGCCTCACCTGCACGTTCGCGAAACTTAAGCCGCAATCGTTGCGTCATCTCGCCGAGCGCCTGCGGGCCGGGCATTTTGTGGTCGTCGTACTAACGGATCAGGAAATGCTGCTGCGGCGGCTCGGGCCGGAAGACGATGCGACCCCCGGCCAGATACATCAAGATGCCGCGCATCTATTGGAAGCTGAGGCGAGTAGGATCGAACGCGAGTCCGGCGATTAA
- a CDS encoding sugar transferase — MNRERISGLSGFSVFTDMVVVLIAFFLAYALVNSVKQFLPGAYQVRQLYELGHYGWWLFIDLVTTLVLLYLFGFYTHNRIISYFDILLNVSKAVVVGFVLLIMVLFVLRVQDISRLLIGTYAIAKFLLLLNFKALVKAVIGKMREHGYDHIKTIVLGSGERAAAFVEKLLVSPDLGYELVGVLTDRDRGEPDAAGVPILGRVSELRAVLNTTSVDEVFYAMSIDSEVDINDLVFACEEVGVRFSVLADWFRPSIARTSIRSLGETPVLTFSTTPSQVGQLLAKGVMDRVVAFVALVILSPLMLAISVAIKVSGSGAVLFHQVRSGLNGRLFKMYKFRTMVENAEDLKKDLADQNEMSGPVFKMKDDPRVTHLGRWLRRTSLDELPQLFNVLIGDMSLVGPRPPVPEEVENYERWQRRRLSMKPGLTCFWQIAGRNEIDFSQWMVLDLKYIDNWSLKLDIIIMLKTIPVVLLGRGAR; from the coding sequence TCGGTCAAGCAGTTTCTGCCCGGGGCGTATCAGGTGCGCCAACTCTACGAATTGGGTCATTACGGCTGGTGGTTGTTTATCGATCTGGTCACGACCCTGGTGCTGCTCTATTTGTTCGGGTTTTACACGCACAACCGCATCATCAGCTACTTCGACATTCTGCTGAATGTGAGCAAGGCCGTGGTGGTCGGGTTCGTGCTGCTGATTATGGTTTTGTTCGTGCTGCGGGTGCAGGACATCTCGCGCTTGCTCATCGGCACGTACGCGATCGCCAAGTTCCTACTGCTGCTCAATTTCAAGGCGCTGGTCAAGGCGGTGATCGGCAAGATGCGGGAACACGGCTACGACCATATCAAGACGATCGTGTTGGGGTCCGGCGAACGAGCCGCGGCCTTCGTCGAGAAGCTGTTGGTCAGCCCGGATTTGGGATACGAGCTCGTCGGCGTGCTGACTGATCGCGACCGCGGCGAGCCCGATGCGGCGGGCGTTCCCATCTTGGGTCGGGTGAGCGAATTGCGCGCCGTGCTCAACACCACGAGCGTCGACGAAGTCTTCTACGCCATGTCGATCGACAGCGAAGTGGACATCAACGATTTGGTGTTCGCCTGCGAGGAAGTCGGCGTGCGGTTCTCGGTGCTGGCCGATTGGTTCCGGCCGAGCATCGCGCGAACTTCGATCCGCTCCTTGGGCGAAACGCCCGTGCTGACCTTCTCGACCACTCCCAGCCAGGTCGGGCAACTGCTCGCCAAAGGCGTGATGGACCGCGTGGTCGCCTTTGTGGCGCTCGTGATTTTGTCGCCGCTCATGCTGGCGATCAGCGTGGCGATCAAGGTGAGCGGCTCGGGCGCCGTGCTCTTTCACCAAGTGCGTAGCGGCCTGAACGGACGCCTCTTCAAGATGTACAAATTCCGCACCATGGTGGAAAACGCCGAAGACCTCAAAAAAGACCTGGCCGACCAAAACGAGATGAGCGGTCCGGTGTTCAAGATGAAAGACGATCCGCGCGTCACGCACCTGGGTCGTTGGCTGCGGCGCACGAGCCTGGATGAACTGCCGCAACTGTTCAACGTGCTGATCGGCGATATGAGCCTGGTCGGCCCGCGACCGCCCGTGCCCGAGGAGGTCGAGAATTACGAGCGCTGGCAGCGGCGGCGGCTCTCGATGAAGCCCGGCCTCACGTGCTTTTGGCAGATCGCCGGGCGCAATGAAATCGATTTCAGTCAGTGGATGGTGCTCGACCTGAAGTACATCGACAACTGGTCGCTTAAACTCGACATCATCATTATGCTGAAAACCATCCCCGTCGTGCTGCTCGGCCGCGGCGCGCGTTAA